The sequence GGGAACAAGGCGCCCAGAGGTTCGTGGATCCGCCGTTCAGCCGGTTCAACGCAACTTTAATAATCTGCAAACGGAGTTCCAGCTGAACTTGGAGTCAGTTTCTACTTCAACACTGCAGCCATACGATGGTTTTGAGTCCAACATTTACATCTGAATCAGTTTTTAGTGCAAACTGAAGAAGTATTGTAGGAcagaaacgattaatcagaataaacgtgattaatcgattattaaaataataatcaactattttagtaattgacTAATCTATAACTGGAGTACACAGACTCAACAAAAAGACTATttgtagaaaaacaacatattcagagcagtaattaaaccaaaaccgAACAATACAGTGTTGGAAATCGTTCAGTGTCGATTCGATTTTTAGTATCACGACTTGACTCAGAAACTAATTTATCTATTCAGACGTTTTAGATATTGTGTTTAAATTTTATAAGTGACAAGAGGAAAAaacttttacttaaaattattccatcagtttatatttaaacaaaattaaatgcataaaattctGTAACTTAAATTACAAGTATTGGGTTGGTTTAGCCTCCTGGCTTTTTCTTATCaaagaattattcaaaatacatttctacaaacaactaaacagactaaaatagatttttgagCATCTTGAACTGATCCCAGGTCTATAAAATGTGCTTCTCTgtagaatcttttttttttttcctgcacctCTAATTGTAGGaatgaaacgattaatcagattatacgtgattaatcgatcattgaaattttgttgttgattaatcattaactgcagtatacaaagtaaaaaataacaatatattcagagcagtaattaaaccgaaactgtacaaaataaaaatacatttaaaataaaaaacatctttatctgtaaatgttttagccGAACTTCGCCTGGTTCAATTTTACTTAAGGAATGCTgtgttattgcaataaaatgtttattttcttacttaagaaaatattttaataatttttatttacacctttaatatattttaatgtaaaaagacTTGTGTAGTtatatctgtatttttttagccgattaatcgattaattgtcagattaaaccatttttattcatttacttaaCCTTTTATTTAACCAAGTGAGCTGATTGAAAACAAAGtctcattaaaacacaaagtattgtaataaaacaaaaacactcctGATTTTCATCCACTGCTGCTTTGTGCAGATTTCAGATCAGTTTATCGGCACAGAAATGGACCGATCAGGGTTTCCTTAATCGAtcaatttcttgttttctttgagttctgagctgcagattaaatattaattgagTCCAATTTCTTTTTCCTAAAAGAACAAATCAACATGTAGCAGAGAAAATAATGTGCTGCATTGTTCTGATGGAGGTCGTTTTGGATCCAACAGAAATTTAAGGAATTACAAGattcttttattgtttcttcatCCAGGTTTGCGTCTCTAAGCTTTATCTGTTTTCTATTAAACTCAGAGTCATTTGATAATTCAAGCTGTTGGTTATTagacagaaaaatattcaaCCTTTTCTGCCTGTGATCTGCTAATCACCAATCAGAGCCGATCACAGGAAAATTGACCGTTTCCAATCTCTGCAGCtttgataaaacacatttaatgaatttatgttttctgtttgcagatttGCATAGATCACACATTTATCCTCTTACTGCTCTGTCTTTATGCttcatataaacattttttttacaacataaatcaagcttttcttttcaaataatgGCTAACTGATTAAAACAATTGTACtaagacattttctttccaccgTAAACCACAGTgaggttaatttttttaatgcatttgcaCAAAACCTCTAAAATTCCAGTATTTTTATGTAACTGAATAACTTTAGATTCAGCAAGTAGATTTGCTGTGTTCAGAGAAAACTATTAGATTTTTCGTTGCTTCCCAAATgctggaataaataaatgttgttggCAAACGGCATGTTAAATTGCAAAAACCTTCAGAATTGATGCATAAAGCTTTATATTTAAACTCCTTATACATTTAtatactcatttatttattaggcTCTTCAACTTGGTAAACTTTATTAGGCTTCTTaaaactcaacgtttacactcacacatgaaaatggcagcaaacagatgcacaattgtACAACcatacattttgaaaagcatcggtagagcctcctgcacaaccaacaagaaagcagccagtggtttctggatggttaAGGTAACAACAacacacttgtcttttccagcagccattgtacaacagTAAAATCAGCtaaccaaatgtgctggagctcagcttgggttgctaggtaacagccgATGTTACAAGGCAACAGTGCAGAGCCTGCAGATTTGTAATacattttgaaggtttttgaaacggctcattttccaaacGCCAACAATCATGAACGTATTGCCAAAAACATCTAGTTAGTTTTTTAAGcacttgttctgtttttagaagcagcagaaacccaaacggaagcacaaaaatgtgcagagtttgaatatttaaaagtttgagttctTCAGACTCTGTTCTTGtcttttctaaacattttactgaatgttttttgAAGTGACTCCATGATTTGGGTTTTCTCAGACGGCTCCTTCCCCATGAGTCAGAGGAGTTTCCCTCCGTCGTTCTGGAACAGCTCCTACCAGCCGGCGGCCTCCTCCACGCTGGGCGGCGCTCTGTCCGCCCCCCATGCAGACATCTCCTTCCCCGCCGACCCATACTCCTCCAGCTCCCTACACAGCCACCTCCACCAGCCCAGCCCCGACACCTGGCACCCGTcgcaccaccaccaccatcatcaccaccacCCTTATTCGCTAGGGGGCGCCATTAGCGCTCAGAGCTCAGCCTACTCTCGCCCAGGCGTCCACGAGATGTACGGCGCGGCGTTCGACCCGAGGTACAGCTCCCTGCTGGTGCCGTCAGTGAGGTCGCACCACCGACTGTCGTCGGGCAGTTCGGTGCCGGGGCCCAGCACCTCGCCCTGCGACCTCGGCGGGAAGGCGGAGTCGGGGACGGGATCGGCCTGGAGCGGCTCCTTCGCCGGAGCTGGAGCGGAGATCGGACTCAACATAGATACAGGTACAATAATCCTCAGAAATCAGCCGACATCTTTcattaaagggatagttcagtgtttcacctggGGTTATGTGATGTAGAAATTAACAGGCAGTATCTTACTTCCTGTAGAAAGTAGAGAACTCGGTTTGAGTGAACGGCTACTGGACGTAAGAACTAagactgttttcacacctgatagtctggtagatttggtttgattgtccaccaaaattacaacatttgttaaatttccAGCTgaggttcactttcacactgttGTCTCAATCaatctaaaccagtggttcttaacctgggttcggcCCCTCaagggttcgatgagtcggtctcaggggttcggcggagccgcggaggtaaagacacacttgtgtaaagtcgtgatgacgcccagctttgccatcacttgctgcagaggatcacgttacattgcttagccaatcagaggatcacgttacattgcttagccaatcagaggatcacgttacattgctKagccaatcagaggatcacgttacattgcttagccaatcagaggatcacgttacattgctKagccaatcagagctgcggaggagctgatggaaggagctccactctcagcatgaatttgaacttttgtctttatttacttcagcgcagctcacagtttttaccaaattctgtagctttcggtgaacttctaaatctgctccttagtcgcatcttttcgggcctgctactgcctctagtggcgtggggtggtaacacaactaatataattacattactaaatcagaataccgcaaagtctttattattaatttttcattctcttaagaatgtagagctaattaaatgatttaaacaaaaccttaaagtggttccagtttctctcgatggtcAATCTGctgaaactgtggcacattttaaataccttgggtcgttcctggacagtcagctcaactttgctgaaaacactgactatattctGAAGAagtgttctcagagactctaccttttaagaagacttagtgaccatgtggtgacccaactagactgtagttgggtcacccctatgtcttgaatttggggggaaaaaaaatcatatttcatattttatttatcactacataagggttcagtgaatgcgcatatgaaactggtgggtttggtacctcaaaaaaggttaagaaccactggtctaaaccctttgaaaaacctgtcccactcctcgcctgtgggggcgctgcaccaagaaccactgaaggaaaagacatgaaaacctctgaagaagacgctaagcacaacttcctttttcatgaaatgtaaacaaaaatgaagtttcATCAAATTTTAGCGGTTTTGGCAAAACGTagatattccactaatgtcgaaaaatcacaattttgcaattacaATGTTTCTCTTAAATGAGAAGAGAAACATTGTAACTGCTTCTCCTCTTCTGAATAAGTTTTTAAACgtgaataagttattaaaaacatgccacttcctgtcatcttcctCTTTGTCGTTTTCgacagtagtaacatccagctgtaGATCATGCGACTCgtgtgaagagaaaaaaagtttttcctttgcagttttgcaaaataaaccaatttcaatacaTCCCAGCGTGACAACTTGAGTCTTTTTCTaaatttccatgtttccattaagtgaacTCATGAACCAATTTGTGCGATTATAAGTTTAATGTAATCGCAGCTACGGtgtaattaaatgaaaatctgtttctgtcCCTCGGATCGACTTACACAAAGTGCTTTTAACGAACAAAACGTCCGTCAGTCGGCACCTTCACTCCAGCTGTCAGctccattttctgctgctgttgcttttttcctccttcttcacCTCGGGCCACTTCCTACTGCTTTTATCAACAAGCTTTTGTCAGTGTCTAATCTTCCTTTTCTTGCCTTTATCTTGTCTcgctcttcctccttttctttctcatctTTCTCAGGTCTGCAGGCGCAGGATAAAAGCAAGGATTTGTACTGGTTTTAGAGACTCTTCCTCACCTTCCTCTTTCTATTTTGgccttttttccctccaactCTAAGAAACTGTGAGGCAAAAATCCGTTTTTTAAGGGGGTGTAACAGCTTCTGGTCTGCTTGCAGCTCTGCGCTACAGTGGACTgtgcagcagcggcggcggcggcggcggcagcccTGCTGAGCTGAACGCCGACAGCATGGATGCTAAGCAAGCGTGGATTCAGAAAACCAGGAGGGAAACCGATCTGAACGGATACGGACAAAGACAAAAGCCTCTGTGCTTCTGTGACAGGGAGGGACTACATTCCTAagctgggaaagaaaaaaaagaaacgtccGGAGGGACAGACGGACAGAAACACATGTGGGTTTCGCACTCGAAGGACTTGGCAGACCCTTCCTTACTGGGAGTGTGTTATGGCTGTGCTGGTGTTCAGGACAGGACCTGGCAGGCGATGAAAGCAGGAACAGTCTGGACACTTCGGTGTTCGGGGGAATCACGTTCCGACTGGACATATCAGCTCagaatcaacaacaaaaatcaggaTTTTTGGACCTCAACTGATTTCTGAAGCATTTTAGCTGCAACAGCAAACCTCATCCACGTCCAAACCGTATCGAAGGTTTGCAAACGGCATCAAGACGAAGCATGCTAACTGTAAATCCTGTTTTATGAGTGTACAGTGACATTGTCCTTAAAGGTATTGCACAAAGTGAATAAATTTCAAATCTACAGATTCAGAAAAGATGGCAGCGAACaatgttctattttttattttgaaatcaagCTTTGACAGAAAGTAGTTTCctgattgaaaacaaaaatatttatgttttaattattttaaaggcaGACAAAACGGGAAATACCTTTGAGTTTAAATGCGACTTTAAGTTAAAAGTATTTCAGCAGATATTCAGTGCCTATGAAACGTATTCATACCATTGGAGGTTTTAacgtttttataacttttacatcataattttttaatctttgacaaatattgtaaaaaaaaaaaaaaacaaccttttaatGTCAGagtgaaatctgatttttacaaaataataacaaatggATGAAAACTATTTAACATTAACATAAATATTCTCTTTTAAAGTTGATCAACAGAGGTCCAACCAAATGGGGCTTGAAGTCTCACAATCAGTGGAATGGAGATCATCTGAGTCAATCAGTATTTAATTGATCATAATTGATTTGTAACAGCAATAAAAAGGGTaaagcatttattatttttaattatctggAGAGTACTTTTACTTATATtcgtatatttttatttgtgaaattgcAAATTAAGCCAAAAGTCTGAAGTATCTGTCCGATAAATCGCTGATGATGTTCCGATTTCTTTTGTGCTCTAAAATATAATTCAGAAATTTAGCTTTGACTTCTTGAATGCAGTCAGACTTcctcaaaaaatataattatatttactgttttttcatgatttaaagctcagatgacagaaaattatttcaagttCAGCTGTGAGGCTAAAATCTTTTAGATTTATCCACGAGTGTAaagcaaaataagaaaactgtcaataaaagtaaaatcattGCTAAGTTCAAACTAGATATTTCACATCACtgccttcctaaaataatggcctaagtcacTTTTGccaaaagtaaaagtaatttatttattttatgttttttgtctaAATCATCTTTCgacaaaaaagtgatttttgcaaaaagaaaaatcagtttggTGATGATACGTCAAAGCACTCATTATTACACACAAGCTCCTTATTTGGTACCAATTGAGACGGAGAACAGGCACAAGGGGAGGACCAGAGCAGAATCTGAATCAGTTATTGTTTATATGCACaaatcacatttcattttagttGTTCATCCTGCCTTCAGCTGAGTGTCTGCTACAGCGGTTTGTTAGCTAATCCATGTCACCTGTTGCCTGTTTGACCCTAATGTGTGTGATGTCATCGTGATGTCATTGTGATGTCATCTGAACCCACCTACTGGAGCAGGAGTTGATGTAAAGAGACATAACTCTCATCTGTAGTTTCTAAAACACTCcacagttttatgtaaaagtgGCTGATAAGGATACGGCAAGTCATTACGTCACATAATGTCACACTTTACAACACCTGATAGGAAATATGTTGTGACTGTAATAATCTCGCTAGACACAAACGATCCTCAGCTGCTTCATTAAGCAGCACCTGGTGGggattttatttctctgaatgcAAAACGCATCGACCTCCTTCACAGCTACATGGTGGCGTTCTTTCTAGTCAGGGATCAAAGGTGCTGAGTGGTTGGTTGaagaagaaatggagaaaaaagtgACTTCACATTGAGAGGAATTGTTCAAATTGGGGAGAAAAGTAAATGTTCCGACTGCATGGTCCTTAAAAATACttctttattgttgttttctttatcttaTGTGTGTTTGAGTGGGAGTTGCAGCAGATTGGTTAGATTATGTTTATTTACCTAATTATAATTAGGCCAAAATTACGGAAGAGGATAAGTGCCACTACGGAGGGAAAAAATGTGACTTCAACCTcagaattttatatttaatttaattattttgcctttttttcccctcataattctgactgtatttttgtcagaattctGCCTTTTTCCTTATAGTTCCATATTTAATAACTTTAATTCTTGAACCCACTTATTCATActaaaaaagttgttttcatcccattttatttcaaatattttttttatttgttcttaacTATAAATTCAAGACTTCAGATCTTAATGCATATTAttacacaacaaataaatgatttaactTCACTGGCTTACAAAAGAAGTCAATTTTCAGACTCGCATCTGGACAgtaatttagattaaataagTTTTAGGGTCatatattgattaaaaactgcaacaaagcCAGTAGAAATAAATTACTTGCATAGTGTTGAATATTGAGTTTAATCGGTCCCGTTTCATGTCTTTGTTCTGGACATTTCATGAATCATTACCTTCAAAATATCTCCAGGACTGTGTcaacatgaaaaaatgtaaacttcacACCAGTGGCTgctgagaagaagaagaagagcatgATGAATGAGAGGAACGTCGACTATTTGAAGCCACTTGACTCTTTCTCTCCTTGCACTCGTGCAGCTGTCAACGACAACTGCTCTTCAACttggtaaacacacacacacacacacacacacacacacacacatgtccCTGTGTGCAGCATGCAAGCTGAGCCTCCGACCCTAATAAAGGGGCCATTTAGTGTGAGTGGAGTCCGGCCCTTCTGGGACAACTGGTGTGATGTAACTGGAGGGGAAAACACACCACTGTCCAAAACCCATTTCTAAGTGTTGAGTTTTAACAGCTTGTGTTTCTGCTCCTCACTTTGGGACTTGGCATTTAGAATTAAAAGTAGATATAACACTTTCAAATGATTTATATACcagaacaaattatttaatttgagtttACATTGATCTTATTCAGTGgtaacactgtaaaaacacaaagcattaAGTAttatttctagtgcaaataccttagtaATCataagtaagttttcagcaagatatagctgctcgttttaagccaataattccttaatgttgatcaACTTAAAAGAATCTTCTCCAtcttctgaaaagttactcgtaagttaattttatcttatttgaagtggactaagatatttacactatgaactagaccaaaaatacttggtgagactttgtgttttagCAATAAGCATCATGTATGGTAAGATTCTGTCATCATCAAGAGATGTTCACTAGTcagttaaacatgtttttggtttttgacaaCAACTAAAATCCCAAAATACTTTAGACTCCttctaaaaaattttatttctgcctattttaacatttcaaacaccaaatatacatttttatgctttaatatGACCAGTAGAAACCATGTTAGCATTACAGCTTTAGGTAACATCTGTAATCGCCACGCTTCAggctacagccaatcagcatcaaggAAAACTGCCGCTggtcctggattggctgctttggcAACACCAGCCAATGGCGTGTCAAGTAGCATATTTAAACTTCTcttgctgtattttatttaacattttttagaagtgcaaaaaaaccccccaaaaacagGACAATTTCCAACAAATAATTGATCCTGTCATAACAACTAATTTATGTAATTGGACTTAATTGTCCCAGAAGgtatgataatattgttgtttttgtaataattttcaagtaacataaAAGTAATGACATCATAATgcaatttctgagtttcataCGTCagaaatttgataaaaaatcaCCCagaaattttgtgattaatattgaacaaaaacattttcaaaaaatatttctcaaaaatgtccaTTGATCTCAATTTCTGAATTCTAGCAAAATTTCGActctttttaaactcagaaatttcttttttttcccccataaacTCTTTTCTAgaactttttttcacttttcaaactcaaatttccttgtttatttcattttattttattttttataaaatttgagattaattgtaaaaaatctttgagtttgttttaggattttttttcactttttaaactcaaCTTTCcttctattttctcttttttctacCTAAAATGGCCCTGATACTGCTTGTAAAAATGCCCTTAGATGTTGTTTTTACGTTTATATCTCGCTCTTTACTGTccgtgtttttttgttttaaatttttctggatgtttcttgtttgaaagCTATTTGGGGGAAATTAAAGGAGAATATGAGGCGGGAAAACAGAAACGCTGCAATTTTTAccgacttcaaaataagagcatgaaaaaaaaaattggctgatttaagaaataaatgtttgtaaatatttggtttcaatTGTCCTTAGTACCTtttaggtatttttattttttattttttgctttttaatgccgattaaagaaaaaagcaaaagattCTCATCTATATGTGGTATTGTGATGTACTTACGTTTCCTGggaaaaattcagatttaaaaaattgtattgGTTTCATTCACTAATtggaagcaaaatgaaaaaaggaggaagaagtcGAACAAAAGCCGCTCCATATGTTCCGTTTCTCAGCCGCAGCGACGCAGAAGCAGCTGTAGATTGATTTCAACCTCTGACTCTGGCGACGACAGACATGAAAAGGGTGGAGTGCTCCTGTTCCTTTTGTAGTAAATACTCACAAACACTcatgtatttaattttctgtttctcactGGAGCATTTAACCCAAAAAGAAAGAGGCTTTACAAAGACGCGAGCGTTGATTCAGACTGAGGAGGTGTGACGCTGTGCTGACTGAGTGAAACAGAGCTGAGGTCAGGGACGAGGGCCTCCTTTTAGTCAGGCTGCCATTGATTCGCCGCTTTAATAACTCGTTAGCATCATTATCTATTAATCACAACATATAATGcactgtttttgcattttatattttatattcacGATCTTTTATCAGCTACCAAATCTTAGAAACTGTAGTCATTCACAGTTTAAACGTGTGCAGTTATTCTAgttatttcaattaattttattccCAGTGTATTTGCTcatgtttcacttctttttatttatttaaaaggaaaatggaCATTTATTAAGAAGAGCACTTCACTCCTTCATACAGCGTGCAGGATTTAGCTATGTACATGTcatttcctgcagctcctggcAGGTCAATGGTATAAATATGaccaaaactttaaatataaggttgtgaaattacaaaataattaataaaaagttgtaaGAATAAGCAGCAAGCTCTAATTTACTCACAGATTATATTGTAAGCTAAAAAATGGTTCCAGGATGCCAACATTCCTCCCGTTTGGGATCCTATATTCCCCTCTGGTTACATTTCTTATTGATAACGTTGAGTTTATTCAAcgttttctataaaaataagGAGTTATTTTGTCTTCACAAAATAACTGCAGCTCTAATTTCTATTCATTTGGCTCAAAACCTGACAAAACAAACGGTCAGTAGCTTTGTAAGTAATAGCGAGGACagaaactaacagaaaaaaataccatGCGATTAGAAATTACTCAATTTACAATAATTTTGACTGAATTATGTAGTGTAAATGAATCGTCAATAATCCAGAAGATTTCGTACCAGAGAGGTGCAGAAAGTGGCATTTTTtgcctttcttcttttcaaaacagCACAAGCTCAGTGAGACTGGGTGGGAAGTAAAATCGATTTTCTGCTGGCTAGAAACGTTATCGATCAATGCTCGCAATTCCAACTCCTGACTCGCCAGCAGGGGGCGTGTCTGAGTGAGATGGTTTTATACCTGCAACCAATAGAAAAATTCAACTGCAGTGGCAAGCGTTCAACCcaagagggcagcactgagacggtTTTAGGTCACAAATTgcagaaatgaacaaatttaCGTGAAGACGTCAACATTTGCACAGAAATATAAAGATAGAATCTTTAGGAGccaatttttaaagtttatctgcaaaaaaaggCGATTTGGGGTTTTGTTAGTCTTTGATTCATATTCATGTGTTAACCATTTTAACATGTAGATTGATTTAAACCAGAGTAGTTCAAGCAGGTGAACCAGATGAACGTGAGTTTTGGATTGAATTGCTTGCACTGGATTTTGTTTAAGGGGTATAGCAGTAAAATGGGGCTGAATACATACcacaattttctgattttattaggaaaagaaaattctgctctacgacataaaaaaaacacttaagttTGAAGCTGTAATTGACAAACTTTGACAAAATATTCCgtccaaatagttttttttatctcatagTTCGGCTGATTTCCTGGCCGCTATTGATTTTTTGCGCTTTCTCTTCGGCACCTGCTGGACAGAAGTCCAAATGGCTAAACGCAGATCGCTTTCTGAAACAACGGAAGCCGGACTGCCTGCTTCTCCTCTACCTTTTTGAGAACAGCTGCAAAAACATCCGAAGGTTAAATGAACTATTTATTGGAGGAATGTCCAAACATGAACACAATGAGAAGAAATGCAAGGAATGAAATGACTTTTATCATTGTTGATTTCATTTAGATGtccttgtctttttttatagtCATCTCTTCCTGCTGCGCTGATTCACCGCCAACAAAACGATCAATAAATTCCTGAAAACCCCGCGGAGGAATGTGAAGCCCGCTAATTCCTCTGAGCTGCGGAACCGCTTGCTACCGCATTCACCGCACATTAACAACTCATTCAGCTGATTCCTAACACTGAAAAAGCTGAGCGGCTGCCAGCTGTGCAAACGGATTCTTCTCAGTGAGATAACCGTCTTTCAGGggaaacatttacagttttcattCAGAGCTGCGTTACAATCCAGCTGATAAACGTTGGAGGAACTGCTGCAGTTTTGGACATTTTGGGGTTCGGATAATTGGTTTGAGATGTTACTGCTACTGTAAATGTAAACGAAAGTTATTTTGATGTCGTGTAATTTTCGGATGTGAAGCAAACTCGGCTCTAACTGAAAAAACTTTCCTTCAAAAACCAAGACATCAAGACGAGATGTATAAAAGATCATCTCTGAAGTTAGAAACGTCTTCACTTCCATTACACATgtca is a genomic window of Poecilia reticulata strain Guanapo linkage group LG21, Guppy_female_1.0+MT, whole genome shotgun sequence containing:
- the vgll2a gene encoding transcription cofactor vestigial-like protein 2a isoform X1; protein product: MSCLDVMYQVFGPQPYFSSYSPYHHQKLAFYSKMENPQELSSRLGPSGPPAIKEEDKELPPGTEYLSSRCVLFTYFQGDISTVVDEHFSRALSQTSAYLTASGNKAPRDGSFPMSQRSFPPSFWNSSYQPAASSTLGGALSAPHADISFPADPYSSSSLHSHLHQPSPDTWHPSHHHHHHHHHPYSLGGAISAQSSAYSRPGVHEMYGAAFDPRYSSLLVPSVRSHHRLSSGSSVPGPSTSPCDLGGKAESGTGSAWSGSFAGAGAEIGLNIDTALRYSGLCSSGGGGGGSPAELNADSMDAKQAWIQKTRRETDLNGYGQRQKPLCFCDREGLHS
- the vgll2a gene encoding transcription cofactor vestigial-like protein 2a isoform X3, which codes for MSCLDVMYQVFGPQPYFSSYSPYHHQKLAFYSKMENPQELSSRLGPSGPPAIKEEDKELPPGTEYLSSRCVLFTYFQGDISTVVDEHFSRALSQTSAYLTASGNKAPRDGSFPMSQRSFPPSFWNSSYQPAASSTLGGALSAPHADISFPADPYSSSSLHSHLHQPSPDTWHPSHHHHHHHHHPYSLGGAISAQSSAYSRPGVHEMYGAAFDPRYSSLLVPSVRSHHRLSSGSSVPGPSTSPCDLGGKAESGTGSAWSGSFAGAGAEIGLNIDTGLQAQDKSKDLYWF
- the vgll2a gene encoding transcription cofactor vestigial-like protein 2a isoform X2 — translated: MSCLDVMYQVFGPQPYFSSYSPYHHQLAFYSKMENPQELSSRLGPSGPPAIKEEDKELPPGTEYLSSRCVLFTYFQGDISTVVDEHFSRALSQTSAYLTASGNKAPRDGSFPMSQRSFPPSFWNSSYQPAASSTLGGALSAPHADISFPADPYSSSSLHSHLHQPSPDTWHPSHHHHHHHHHPYSLGGAISAQSSAYSRPGVHEMYGAAFDPRYSSLLVPSVRSHHRLSSGSSVPGPSTSPCDLGGKAESGTGSAWSGSFAGAGAEIGLNIDTALRYSGLCSSGGGGGGSPAELNADSMDAKQAWIQKTRRETDLNGYGQRQKPLCFCDREGLHS